The DNA sequence TATCACGTGGTGCGCGGGACGCTCGACACGGTTGGTGTCGCCGGCCGCAAACAGAGCCGCTCGAAATACGGCGCGAAGCGCCCGAAATAAGTGACGCCGCTTTCGCGGGCGTGAGCTCGCGGGCGTCATCCTGAGAAGCGAAGCGACGAAGGATCTCAAGGACCAATAGATTTAGAAGGAAACAAACGAAATGCCTAGAAAAGGACATATCGCGAAGCGGGAAGTGGCCGCCGACCCGGTCTACAACTCCACCCTGGTCACCAAGTTCGTGAACTCGATGATGTGGGATGGCAAGAAGTCCACCGCGCAGGGCATCTTCTACGACGCCATGAAGCAGCTCGAGTCGAAGGGCGGCTCCGATGCGCTCACGCTCTTCAAGAAGGCGGTGGAGAACGCCAAGCCGGTGCTCGAAGTGAAGAGCCGCCGCGTGGGTGGCGCGAACTACCAGGTGCCGGTCGAGGTCAATCCCGATCGCCGCACCTCGCTGGCCATCCGCTGGCTGCTGAGCTACTCGCGCGGCCGCGCTGAAAAGGGCATGACCGACAAGCTGGCCAACGAGTTGCTCGACGCCGCCAACGGACGTGGCGCCGCCATCAAGAAGAAAGAAGACGTCCACAGAATGGCCGAGGCCAACAAGGCCTTTGCCCACTATCGCTGGTAAAGAAATACACCATGTCAGAGGTTCTCGAAAAATCGGCACAGGGGAAGAAAGTGGCGCGAACCGTTCCACTCGAGCGTTGTCGCAACATCGGCATCATGGCCCACATCGATGCCGGCAAAACGACCACGACCGAACGCATCCTCTTCTATACCGGTCGCACGCACCGTATCGGTGAAGTGCACGAAGGCACTGCCACCATGGACTGGATGGAGCAGGAGCAGGAGCGCGGCATCACCATCACCTCCGCCGCCACCACCTGCACGTGGAACAACCATCGCATCAACATCATCGATACCCCGGGACACGTGGATTTCACCGCCGAGGTCGAGCGCTCGCTGCGCGTGCTCGATGGCGCGGTGGCATTGTTCGACGCCGTCCACGGGGTGCAGCCGCAGAGTGAGAAAGTCTGGCGCCAGGCCGATAAGTACGGCGTGCCGCGGATCTGCTTCATCAACAAGATCGACAAGATGGGCGCCGACTTCGAGCATGCCGTCGACACCCTGCGCAAACGCCTCAACGCGAAGCCGGTCCCGGTACAGATCCCCATCGGTGCGGAAGGCAAGTTCCTCGGCGTGGTCGACCTGCTGCAGATGAAGGCCATCATCTGGAAAGACGAGACCCTGGGCGCGGAGTACGAAGTCGAAGAGATTCCCGCGGAACTGAAGAAGAAGGCGGAAGCCGCGCACGCGTTCCTGGTCGAGGCCGTCGCCGAGACGGACGACGCTCTGCTGCACAAGTTCCTCGAAGCCGAAGAGATCTCGGCCGACGAGATCCGCAAGGCGCTGCGCGCCGCCACCATCGCGCTGAAGGTCTTCCCCGTGCTGGTAGGGACTTCTTTCAAGAATAAAGGGGTGCAGCCGCTGCTCGATGCGGTGATCGATTACCTGCCCTCGCCACTCGATAACCCGGTCATCACCGGCATCAATCCCGACAACGGCGAGACCATCACTCGCAAGACGGACGACAACGAAGCTTTCGCCGGCCTCGCCTTCAAGATCATGGCCGACGCATTTGTCGGCCAGTTGACGTTCCTGCGCATCTACTCCGGCGCGTTGAAGTCGGGCGATTCCGTGCTCAACCCACGCACCGGCAAGACGGAGCGCATCGGGCGCCTGCTCAAGATGCACGCCAACAAGCGCGAAGATATCTCCGAGATCGGCGCGGGCGACATCTGCGCCGCCGTCGGATTGCGCAACATCTCGACCGGCGACACCATCTGCGATGAGAAGCATCCCATCGCGCTCGAATCCATCACCTTCGCCATCCCCGTGATCGCGGTCGCGGTGGAACCGAAGACCAAAGCCGATCAGGAGAAGATGGGCGTCGCGCTCGGCAAGCTGGCGCAAGAAGACCCCACCTTCAAGGTGCACACCGACCCCGATTCCGGACAGACCATCATCGCCGGCATGGGCGAACTGCATCTCGAGATCATCGTCGACCGCATGATGCGCGAGTACAAGGTCGAAGCCAACGTGGGCAAGCCGCAGGTGGCGTACCGCGAGACCATCCGCAAACACGCCGAGGCGGAAGGCAAGTACATCCGGCAGACCGGCGGACGCGGCCAGTACGGCCACGCCAAGATCTATCTCGATCCCAACCCGGGTCTGGGCTACGAGTTCGTCGACGACGTTACCGGCGGCTCCATCCCGAAAGAGTTCATCAAGCCCATCAATCAGGGCATCCACGAAGCGCTCGAGGGCGGCATCCTCGCGGGCTATCCCATGGTCGACGTCAAAGCCACGCTCTACGACGGCAGCTATCACGACGTTGATTCGAACGAAATGGCATTCAAGATCGCCGGCTCCATGGCGTTCAAGGAAGCCGCGCGCAAGGCTTCGCCGGTATTGCTCGAGCCGGTGATGGCGG is a window from the Acidobacteriota bacterium genome containing:
- the rpsG gene encoding 30S ribosomal protein S7 — its product is MPRKGHIAKREVAADPVYNSTLVTKFVNSMMWDGKKSTAQGIFYDAMKQLESKGGSDALTLFKKAVENAKPVLEVKSRRVGGANYQVPVEVNPDRRTSLAIRWLLSYSRGRAEKGMTDKLANELLDAANGRGAAIKKKEDVHRMAEANKAFAHYRW
- the fusA gene encoding elongation factor G — protein: MARTVPLERCRNIGIMAHIDAGKTTTTERILFYTGRTHRIGEVHEGTATMDWMEQEQERGITITSAATTCTWNNHRINIIDTPGHVDFTAEVERSLRVLDGAVALFDAVHGVQPQSEKVWRQADKYGVPRICFINKIDKMGADFEHAVDTLRKRLNAKPVPVQIPIGAEGKFLGVVDLLQMKAIIWKDETLGAEYEVEEIPAELKKKAEAAHAFLVEAVAETDDALLHKFLEAEEISADEIRKALRAATIALKVFPVLVGTSFKNKGVQPLLDAVIDYLPSPLDNPVITGINPDNGETITRKTDDNEAFAGLAFKIMADAFVGQLTFLRIYSGALKSGDSVLNPRTGKTERIGRLLKMHANKREDISEIGAGDICAAVGLRNISTGDTICDEKHPIALESITFAIPVIAVAVEPKTKADQEKMGVALGKLAQEDPTFKVHTDPDSGQTIIAGMGELHLEIIVDRMMREYKVEANVGKPQVAYRETIRKHAEAEGKYIRQTGGRGQYGHAKIYLDPNPGLGYEFVDDVTGGSIPKEFIKPINQGIHEALEGGILAGYPMVDVKATLYDGSYHDVDSNEMAFKIAGSMAFKEAARKASPVLLEPVMAVEVVTPEDFAGTIMGDLSARRGRIEGMEHRAGSQVIKAIVPLSEMFGYATHMRSSTQGRAEYSMHFARYEEVPRSVSEEIIGKAQGTGR